The Kribbella sp. NBC_00662 nucleotide sequence ATCAGCTTCAGGATGGTCGCGACCGCTTCGAGGCCGTAGTCGCCCGGGGTGTTCTCCGGCGTCAGGCTGTACGCCTCGTCGATGAAGAGGACACCGCCGAGCGCCTCGCGGAACTTGCCCGCGGTCATCGGCGCGGTCGAACCGACGCTGGGGCCGACCAGGTCGGAGCGGTCGACCTCGACCACATGACCCTTCTCGAGCACTCCGAGCTGATGGTAGATCCGGCTGAGCAGCCGGGCGATCGTGGTCTTCGCCGTACCGGGCTTGCCGACGAAGACCATGTGCCGGGCCCGCTCGTGGCTGGGCAGGCCCAGCTCGGTCCGGCGGAGGTTGGTCTTCACCTCGGCGACCATCTTGCGGACCGCGTCCTTGACCGACTCCAGGCCGATCAGCGAGTCGAGCTCGGCCAGCGGGTCGTCGCTGAAGTCGAGCGGCTTCGGCAGCGGCTCGTCGAGGTTGCCGTTGTCGGACGAGGCCGGCCGCTCGGCGTCTTCCTGGACCGAGTTCCAGGCCGAGGACAGCGAGTTGGCTTCGTTCTCCGCTGCCGCGGTGGCCTCGAGGGCACTCCATCGCTCCCGGTCGAGAGTGCGGAACAGCGAGGTCAGGTCCGGGATCTCGGGCTCCGGCCACGGCGCCTTGGACAGTACGCCGGACAGGTGGATGGCGGCGCGAGTGGCGGCCGCGGCCCAGGCCCGGGCGAGTGGCGCCTGGCCGTTGCGGATCGCGCGGGCGAGCCACTGGTTGACGTGCGCCAGCCAGACCTGCCGGTTGAACGTCTGGTGGATCGAGCTGAGCGCCTTCTCCAGGTCCTGGGTGGTGTTGCCGAGGCTCTTGGCGACAGCCTGCGGGATGCCACGCAGACCGGTCGCGAGGATCAGCTCGGCCATCAGTTGGGCGTAGTCGCCGGCGTACTCGTCCGGGCTGGTCATGAGCAGCCGGGCGTGGGTGTCGCGGATCGAGTTGAGCGAGTAGCGCAGCGCCGCGGTCGGGCCGCCGAGCTCGGGCAGTACGACGCGCTCGCTGTCCTTGAGCGCGTCGTTTCGCCAGTACTGCGCGATGTCGTCGTACTCGCCCGCCACGTGCAGGTGAGTCGCCTCGCGGTCGGCGAGCACGCGGTCGAAGGCCGCCGTCAGCGCCTGCGCGCGGGCTGCCATCGGGGGAGCGTCGAGGAACAGGCTGACGACGTTCCGGGACAGCTGCAGGGCGTGCCGGCGGCCCTGCTCGCGGAAGCCGCGGGCGCCGGCGATCGCCTGCAGGTGCCAGTCGGTCGGCGCGACGTACACCACGTGGCCGGCGCCGCCGAGCCTCGACGACGGCCGGTAGAAATCGTGGGTGAGTTCGGTGCCGAGATCGGCGTACTCACCGTGCAGGACCGGGATCCACCCGGTCAGCAGGGGCGCGATCTCATGGGTGAACCAGACGGCTGCGGGAGTGCCCTTGATGAAGTCGGGAAACGCCTCCGGCCGCAGCGGCCGCAGCGCGTCCGGATCGTCGGCCCAGGCTCGCAGTTGAGCACGAACCCGAGTGATCCACTCGGTCGGCACCTCCCACGGCTCCTCTGCCGCCAGCACATCCAGAACTCGCGGTCCGCGGACGTCGTCTGCCACCAAATTCCTTCCCCAGGAGGAGCCACCAGCCGACCCAGTCTAGAGCTAGACCGGGCGACCGGTGGGCAGGCTCAGGCCGGGTCCAGAGTCAGGCTGATGCTGTTGATGCAGTACCGCTGGTCGGTCGGGGTGCCGTAGCCCTCGCCCTCGAAGACGTGGCCGAGGTGGGAGCCGCAATTGGCGCAGCGGACCTCGACACGCTTCATGCCGAGGGTGGAGTCCTCGATGTATTCGACGCGGTCCTCGGCCAGCGGCGCGTAGAACGACGGCCAGCCGCAGTGCGAGTCGAACTTGGTCTCGCTGCGGAACAGCTCCGTGTCACACGCCCGGCACTTGTACACGCCGACGGTCTTGGTGTCGGTGTACTCACCGACGAACGGCCGCTCGGTGCCGGCCTTGCGCAGCACGTGGAACTCGGCGGGGGAGAGCTGCGCCTTCCACTCCGCGTCGGACTTCTGTACGGCGTACTGCTTGGTCGAATCAGTCACGTCTGAATTATCGCTGGTCCGGGCAAGGAAACCCCGCCCGGACCAGCGACGTAAGACTCCCGCAATCCCGGGCGTTTATCGCACCCAGGAGGGCAGCGGGATCAGCTTCACGACCTGCGGGTCGTGGTCGGAGATCTGGTCCGGGAACTCCGCGTTCATGTGCACCACGTCGTACGACGAGGCCGGGCGGAGGTTCTGCGAGATCAGGATCTGGTCGAGGATCTGGCTGTTGCCCTCGAACACGTAGCTGTAGCGCTCCGTCAGCGGCAGCGTCCGGGGCAGGTCGGTCAGCGCGGTCTTGCCCGAGCCGACCAGGATGTCCGCGGTCTGCGACCAGTCGAAGTCGTTCAGGTCACCGAGAACGACGACGTTCGCGCCCTTGTCCTTGGCCAGGATCTGGTCCACGAACCCGCGCACCGCCTGGGCCTGCTGGTGACGCTTCGGCGCGCTGGACTGCACCGGCGGCTGGAACCGGCCCCAGAGCGGGTCGTCGCCGCCCTTGGAGCTGAAGTGGTTGACCACCACGAACAGCGACTGGCCGTGCCAGGTGAACTCGCCGGCCAGCGGTACCCGGGTGTCGGCCCAGGCCGGGTTGGCCGGGTCGACGCGCCCCGGCGACGAGCTCAGGTGCGGCTTGCCGAACCGGTCGGTGGTGATCGTCGTCGCGACCGTCGAGCCGCCGCCCGCGCGGTCGACGAACTTGACCGGCTTGTCGGTCCGGTACATGAACGCGACCCGGATGTTGCCGCCCGGCTCGCCGCCTTCCTCGCCGTCGACCGGGTCGATCTCCCGCCACGCGTACTTCGGTCCGCCCGCCTTCACGATCGCCGCGGCCAGCGTGTTCAGCGTGACATCGGCAGCCACCGTGCCGGAGTTGACCGCGCCGTCGTTGTCCTGGACCTCCTCGAGCCCGAGGATGTCCGGCGAGGCGAGGTTCTTCACGACCGCCTGCGCCAGGCCGTCGAACTTCGCCGGGCCGTCGGCCGGGTCCAAGTTCTCCACGTTGAACGTCGCCACCGACACCTGCAGGGCCGAGGACTTCGTGGTGACCTCGCGCTTGACGCCGCCGTCGATGACCGTCGGCGTGACGGTCGGCAGGAACTTGAAGTTGCCGAACGAGTAGTCGAGGACACCGGTCACGACACCGGCCAGCTTGTCACCGGTCTTGGCGTCCGGGATCGGCACCAGTACGTCGTCCAGCAGCACCCGCTCCGGGTTGCTGTCGGTCTTCTGCAGCAGGATCCCGCCGCGGACCGTCCGGACGCCGGCGCCGGCCGGTACGACGGACAGCTCACGGAACGAGCTCGTCGGGCCGGTGACCTGCGGCTGGTTGATGCCCAGCCACATACCCTCGAGCGACTCCCAGAAGTCCAGCCCGTCGTTGGCCGGGTCGAACGCCGTGCTCGTCGTCTCCACGTCGCCGTTCGAGTCGTCGTCGATCACGGTCGACGGCGGTACGCGGCCGCCCGGGCCGACGATCGTCGGAGCCGGTACGGCGGCCGTGCCGGTGACGGTGATCTTCGCGTTGGTCAGCTCGGTGGTGGTCAGGTTCGTCGTACCGCCGGAGCCGCCCGGGCGGAACTCGGCGACCGAGCCCTCGACGTTCAGGGCGTCACCGACGGAGACCGTCGGCGCGGAGCTGGTGAAGACGAACACACCCTCGCTGGTGGCCGGGTTGTCGTCGGGCTGCGGGTCCTGGAACCAGAAGCCGTTGCTGCTCACCGCGGTCACCACGCCGGTGACGTCGGCGACCCGCTTGCCCTCGAGCGGCGAGCGGTGCGCGGCGCCCTGGATGTCGTGGATCTTGGCGTCGACCGGCGGCTCGGCCGGACCACCGGTCAGCGTGCCCGGGGACGGGTTGCCCGCGGTGAAGTCGGCGCTGTTGTTGTCGGTGTCCTGCTTCGGGTCGTTGCGCGCGGCCGAGGTGGTGTTCGACAGGCCCGGTGCGGGCGCGGTCTCGGAGTCGTTCGCGGTGCCGTAGCCGACGTAGTCCTTCACGCTCGGGTCCGCGTGGCAGGTCGCCCCGCAGGCCAGCGCGGTCTGCGTGGTGACCAGCGCGATCTTGCCGGCCGTCGCGGACATCGGGATTGTGCCGGTGACGTTCGGGGTCGGCATCGGCTGGCCGTTCGCGCCGCCGCCCTCCTGGACCAGGTACGTCGCTCCGGGGTCGATGCTGCCGGTCAGCTTGGTGACCTGCCAGGTGCTACCGGCGGCCGACGCGTACTGGACCGACCAGCCGCTCACATCGACCGCTGCCGAGCTGTTGTTGGTCAGCTCGACGAAGTCGTTCGTGTACGGCGCGCCGCTGTTGCCGCCACCGCCGTACACCTCGGTGACGACCACATCGGTCGAAGCGGCCTGTGCGGGCGCGGCGAGGACGGCCACCGCCAACCCGGAGGCGAGAAGACTGGTCGTGACCACGAGGGCGCCCAGGCGGCGCCGTGGTCGGTTCAGGGCAGACATGGCCCGGATTCTCACACCGGCACGTGTGCGTTCCAAGGTCCAACACGTGAACACACGGTGTGCGCGCGAAAGGCACGGGTGATCATTCGCCCAGCGCGAGCAACTGGTACACCTCGACCGGCTCCGCTTTGCCTTTCAGACTCAGCAGTCCGAGGGACTCGGTGCGCGCCCGCGGCAGGAGCGCCTTCGTCGCCGGCCCGATCGCGACCGCCCCGCCCGGAGCCTTGCCCTCGATCCGCGACGCGACATTCACCGTGTCACCGATCACCGTGTGGGTCCGCCCGCCCTCGGTGCCCAGCAGGCTCACCGACGCGATCCCGCTGTTGATCCCGACCCGGAACTCCGGCCAGTTCGGGTGCGAGGCCCGGACCGCGGCCGCGGCGGCCTGCAGCGCGAGCCCCGCGGCGGCGGCCAGGTACGCGTGGTCCGGCTGGTCACCCCGCTTGTTGAACGTCACCATCAGCGCGTCCCCGATGATCCGGTCCACATCCCCGCCGTGCCGCCGGACGACGGGAGGTACGACGACCTCGAAGTACGTGTTGAGCATCGCCGTGACCTCGGCCGGCCCGTGCTTCTCGGAGAACGTCGTGAATCCCTGCAGATCCGCGAACAGCACGCTCAGCTCACGCTCCCCGGACACGGTGTCGGCCTGGTACAGGTCAGCGAACCGCTCCTCGTACCACTGGATCCGTACTCCGGCCACGACCAGCACGAACGCGGCGAGCATCAGCACGTGCCACTCCCACCAGGACAAGTGCCAGTTCCGCGCGAACACCAGCGCGACCATCGCCTCGGCCAGCAACACGAACGCCGAGACCATCGACAACAGCATCAAGGACGGCCGTGCCCACCACGTCTGCAGATACCGCCCCGCCGCAATGGCGTAGAGGATGATCGCGGGGATGGCGAGGGCGGTCAGGATGCCGTCGGCAACTTCCGGCACCGACGTCTGGTGCAGAGGCGGCAACCGCAGTACCGATGCCACCGCCCACAACGCCATCAGGAGCAGGAGGGCGACGCGGAGACGACGACCCCACGTGACGCCCGAGATGGTCAGACTCGACAGGAAAGCAAACACAGACCCGAGCGCGACGCCCACTGGCGTCGCGAGCGTGAAGCCGGCGTTCTGTGTGTCCAGCAGGACCTTCGGCGTCGCGAGCGCGTGCAGTCCGAGAAACCCGGCCGCCGACAGGAACGCCAGCGATACGAACAGCACCCGCGCGTCGCCTCGCCGCAGCGCCGCGGCACCGGTCAGATACGCCAGTACGGCGCTCAGCCCGGCCGTCAGCAGCACCAGCCAGAAATGCGTCGGATGATGCTCCCAGTGCAGATCCAGCTGCGGCCTCCGCAGTAGCAACACCAGCCCGGCAAGCGGTACGAGCAGCACCAGGGCGGTGAGCGCCACCATCGCCGGCGTGTAGACGAACCGCCGTTCAGGCATCTGAGGCGACCCTGAGATGGGTGTGGATCTGCGATACCACCACGGATCCTTCGCCCACCGCCGAGGCCACCCGTTTCACCGATTCCGACCGCACGTCGCCGACCGCGAACAGTCCGGGAACCGTCGTCTCATAGGGCTGCGGCGGCCGGTCCTGCTGCCACTTGGGATCCGCGGCCGCGTCCGACCCGGTCAGCACGAACCCACGCGGATCCCGTGCCACACCCTCCGGTAACCAGTCGGTCCCCGGCACCGCGCCGATCATCACGAACAAGCCGTCGATCGGGATCGTCTCCTCGGCGCCGGTCTTGCGGTCCCGCAACGTCATCCGCTGCAGTCGCCCGTCACCGCCACCGTCGACGACCTCGCTCGACGACCGCACCGTGACGTTGTCAGCGGCATCGATCGCGTCGATCAGGTACTTCGACATACTCGCCGTCAGGTCGTCGCCGCGGATCACCAGCAGCACCTGCCGGCAGTAGCGGGCCAGGTGCAGAACCGCTTGACCGGCCGAGTTCCCGCCGCCGACCACGCAGGCGTCCCGGTTCATCAGCCCGTGCGCCTCGGACACGCTCGCGCCGTAGTAGACGCCGTTCCCCATCAGCTTCTCCAGCGAGGGGACGTTGAGCCGCCGGTACGTGACGCCCGTCGCGAGGACGACCGCTCTCGCCGTCACCTCGCCCACATCACCGATCACCGCGCGGAACTCGCCATCGCTTTTCTCGAGGTGCTCGACCGTCCGCATCAGCACGAAGTGCGCCCCGAACACCCACGCCTGCTGATACCCGCGCTGCGCGAGATCCGACCCGCGAATACCGCGCGAGAACCCGAGATAGTTCCGGATCAGCGAGCTCGTCCCTGCCTGCCCGCCGATCGACTCCCGCTCCACGACGAGAGTCCGCAAACCCTCGGACGATGCATACACCGCGGCGGCCAATCCACCCGGACCGGCACCGATCACCAGTACGTCGAACGACGTGTCGTCCGACGCCAACGTCGTCGGCACACCCCAGGCCTCGGCGATCTCCACATCGGTCGGATCACGCAGTAGCGTGCCGCCGACCGCCGGCATCCAGACCAGCACACGGTCGCCGGGATCCGGCTCGCCGATGTATTCCAGTGCGTCGTTCGCGAGCGGCGTACCGCTGGCCCGGAACGCGCTCGGGATCCCGTTGCGGGCCAGCAGGCTGCGGATCTCCTGACCGCGGACCGAGAGTTCGGCCGCGATCACCACGACCTCGCGCAGGTTCGCGACCTCGAAGCGCGACCACTCCTGGACGAACTCGGCCACGGTCCGGTGGAACAGCTCGTCGTGCCCGATCCAGGGTTTGAGTACGTAGTAGTTGATATCGCCGACCGACATCGCGGTCAGGATCGCGGATGCCGTTGTACGGTCGGCCCACGCGCCCCACTCGATCAGCAGCGCACGGCGCGCGTCCGGATGCAGGGTTCGTGCGGCCGCGAAGAGATCGGCGCGTTCGTTGTCGGGCAGTGCGTTGTCGACCATGACGACGGCGACCCGCTGTTCCGACTCGTGTGCTCGGCGTAGAACGTCCAACGCAGCCGCGGTCGTCGCCTCGCCCCGCACGCGGAAGTCGGCGCCGAAGCCGCGGTCCAATTCCGTTTCGCAACGCTCCAGACGCTCCGGGTCAGCGTCGACGACGAGCAGTAGCGGTCTGGCCGCCTTCAAGCGCGGCCGTTTCGGTTCACGATGCCCCCGGGGCTCCC carries:
- a CDS encoding adenylate/guanylate cyclase domain-containing protein, with amino-acid sequence MPERRFVYTPAMVALTALVLLVPLAGLVLLLRRPQLDLHWEHHPTHFWLVLLTAGLSAVLAYLTGAAALRRGDARVLFVSLAFLSAAGFLGLHALATPKVLLDTQNAGFTLATPVGVALGSVFAFLSSLTISGVTWGRRLRVALLLLMALWAVASVLRLPPLHQTSVPEVADGILTALAIPAIILYAIAAGRYLQTWWARPSLMLLSMVSAFVLLAEAMVALVFARNWHLSWWEWHVLMLAAFVLVVAGVRIQWYEERFADLYQADTVSGERELSVLFADLQGFTTFSEKHGPAEVTAMLNTYFEVVVPPVVRRHGGDVDRIIGDALMVTFNKRGDQPDHAYLAAAAGLALQAAAAAVRASHPNWPEFRVGINSGIASVSLLGTEGGRTHTVIGDTVNVASRIEGKAPGGAVAIGPATKALLPRARTESLGLLSLKGKAEPVEVYQLLALGE
- a CDS encoding AAA family ATPase — translated: MADDVRGPRVLDVLAAEEPWEVPTEWITRVRAQLRAWADDPDALRPLRPEAFPDFIKGTPAAVWFTHEIAPLLTGWIPVLHGEYADLGTELTHDFYRPSSRLGGAGHVVYVAPTDWHLQAIAGARGFREQGRRHALQLSRNVVSLFLDAPPMAARAQALTAAFDRVLADREATHLHVAGEYDDIAQYWRNDALKDSERVVLPELGGPTAALRYSLNSIRDTHARLLMTSPDEYAGDYAQLMAELILATGLRGIPQAVAKSLGNTTQDLEKALSSIHQTFNRQVWLAHVNQWLARAIRNGQAPLARAWAAAATRAAIHLSGVLSKAPWPEPEIPDLTSLFRTLDRERWSALEATAAAENEANSLSSAWNSVQEDAERPASSDNGNLDEPLPKPLDFSDDPLAELDSLIGLESVKDAVRKMVAEVKTNLRRTELGLPSHERARHMVFVGKPGTAKTTIARLLSRIYHQLGVLEKGHVVEVDRSDLVGPSVGSTAPMTAGKFREALGGVLFIDEAYSLTPENTPGDYGLEAVATILKLMEDHRNDCIVIVAGYHREMQRFMESNTGLASRFPKLLSFSEYDTDQLVAIFELQARQKGMIYGEDVLDKVRTVIPPAPRGHSFGNGRFIRNVLEEAVSNQATRLSARDPDSLTERDLRELIPADVRPPTSMRAEDYLLQKPGT
- a CDS encoding FAD-dependent oxidoreductase, producing the protein MGGEPRGHREPKRPRLKAARPLLLVVDADPERLERCETELDRGFGADFRVRGEATTAAALDVLRRAHESEQRVAVVMVDNALPDNERADLFAAARTLHPDARRALLIEWGAWADRTTASAILTAMSVGDINYYVLKPWIGHDELFHRTVAEFVQEWSRFEVANLREVVVIAAELSVRGQEIRSLLARNGIPSAFRASGTPLANDALEYIGEPDPGDRVLVWMPAVGGTLLRDPTDVEIAEAWGVPTTLASDDTSFDVLVIGAGPGGLAAAVYASSEGLRTLVVERESIGGQAGTSSLIRNYLGFSRGIRGSDLAQRGYQQAWVFGAHFVLMRTVEHLEKSDGEFRAVIGDVGEVTARAVVLATGVTYRRLNVPSLEKLMGNGVYYGASVSEAHGLMNRDACVVGGGNSAGQAVLHLARYCRQVLLVIRGDDLTASMSKYLIDAIDAADNVTVRSSSEVVDGGGDGRLQRMTLRDRKTGAEETIPIDGLFVMIGAVPGTDWLPEGVARDPRGFVLTGSDAAADPKWQQDRPPQPYETTVPGLFAVGDVRSESVKRVASAVGEGSVVVSQIHTHLRVASDA
- a CDS encoding lamin tail domain-containing protein; its protein translation is MSALNRPRRRLGALVVTTSLLASGLAVAVLAAPAQAASTDVVVTEVYGGGGNSGAPYTNDFVELTNNSSAAVDVSGWSVQYASAAGSTWQVTKLTGSIDPGATYLVQEGGGANGQPMPTPNVTGTIPMSATAGKIALVTTQTALACGATCHADPSVKDYVGYGTANDSETAPAPGLSNTTSAARNDPKQDTDNNSADFTAGNPSPGTLTGGPAEPPVDAKIHDIQGAAHRSPLEGKRVADVTGVVTAVSSNGFWFQDPQPDDNPATSEGVFVFTSSAPTVSVGDALNVEGSVAEFRPGGSGGTTNLTTTELTNAKITVTGTAAVPAPTIVGPGGRVPPSTVIDDDSNGDVETTSTAFDPANDGLDFWESLEGMWLGINQPQVTGPTSSFRELSVVPAGAGVRTVRGGILLQKTDSNPERVLLDDVLVPIPDAKTGDKLAGVVTGVLDYSFGNFKFLPTVTPTVIDGGVKREVTTKSSALQVSVATFNVENLDPADGPAKFDGLAQAVVKNLASPDILGLEEVQDNDGAVNSGTVAADVTLNTLAAAIVKAGGPKYAWREIDPVDGEEGGEPGGNIRVAFMYRTDKPVKFVDRAGGGSTVATTITTDRFGKPHLSSSPGRVDPANPAWADTRVPLAGEFTWHGQSLFVVVNHFSSKGGDDPLWGRFQPPVQSSAPKRHQQAQAVRGFVDQILAKDKGANVVVLGDLNDFDWSQTADILVGSGKTALTDLPRTLPLTERYSYVFEGNSQILDQILISQNLRPASSYDVVHMNAEFPDQISDHDPQVVKLIPLPSWVR
- the msrB gene encoding peptide-methionine (R)-S-oxide reductase MsrB; this translates as MTDSTKQYAVQKSDAEWKAQLSPAEFHVLRKAGTERPFVGEYTDTKTVGVYKCRACDTELFRSETKFDSHCGWPSFYAPLAEDRVEYIEDSTLGMKRVEVRCANCGSHLGHVFEGEGYGTPTDQRYCINSISLTLDPA